One stretch of Gouania willdenowi chromosome 16, fGouWil2.1, whole genome shotgun sequence DNA includes these proteins:
- the zfat gene encoding zinc finger protein ZFAT isoform X2: protein MNGQNAAGSVFMCRLCNLFSPSRSQLVDHCSQQHPEQAHLDDIIIALQPLQAELKENLTGKRKRGRPKGSTKKLHRDLLERKPASSQSPEHEGQKEQMNDEGDQHCDTNNGDTHDGKLECRNCHRSFCNRRQILKHICISEEDHEEEDVHSYEETGGEASENLHPGGEQNQIKLSQKRPKDPTEKDAKNFKASRSKRGSKVENLNTENKKRVISVVLTEDETFPGDFLKRISKIVPLVDGSVQRESEPQAQNGDFQTKSQDGTSGAMEASPETGLETRSETTSAQTSATGNSKGFQEYSIKQDATNLLQRQLKIFACEFCNKIFKFRHTLVDHLRIHTQEKPFQCPHCDYASAIKANLNVHVRKHTGEKFTCPHCPFNCLSQGHLKVHIERVHMKVKQHCSFCEKKYSDVKNLLKHMEKRHNLEDPAVQQSYQQLRLKTRQGLRQLLYHCPTCNRRFKNQLERERHLLVHGPQRPFACVLCDHAATKMSALTAHVRRHIFIYLCCRCDEKFVSSQRLKKHLKECHPELDQEQAFTGSINSSFYLIQPGRGLWESEEGERADRGGLQVEGVALGGEGAQGGGKEGVMLTGTVDQQWAESQEEEVHAQEEEKETDELKTSDKLNSQESPDDCPSATESTAAEGANKDGAHTCLTPESTQTPPLQDKTLANTNTTPGNTSAFLAPSTAAKTKGSQLVHQNAFQEVFSSLKKTQLSMEIFQRLRKIYGELECQYCGKLFWYKVHYNVHVRTHTKEHSHYCSKCSYSSITKSSLKRHQLQKHSGLSLACSKTGCKYTTSDKYKLQAHLKTHQEKGKAVSCPVCKQSLSEHRLKSHIKTSHPDAPAARGKGMMVQRAEMCPYCDSYFLKNSSDFQQHIWAHQGVKPYTCSMCDYASRSRSNLKTHMNRHNTDRPHLCDLCGKKFKSKGTLKSHRLSHTDKGKQFQCSVCDYTSGSRPSLLRHMEQHCEFKPFQCAHCQYSCNNAAALKRHYNLKHPDQTYEDVKPGLPDADAVKQQGGMICPECDCVYRTKWELNRHLKSKHSLKIVDGHFEAGQETEAQYVSVENEEHQTEAPLMDPQDSGDIEHVTETQDAVTSMVTMAPGTVTVVQQLQVGEEQEGANCNNQLMVLQADGSLDGNQVMVVEETHGLEALTVLTQGDNTHHYIVYVQEHTVEIN, encoded by the exons ATGAATGGACAAAATGCAG CTGGTTCTGTGTTCATGTGTCGGCTGTGCAACCTTTTTTCTCCCAGTCGCTCCCAGTTGGTAGATCACTGTTCACAGCAGCATCCAGAGCAGGCGCATCtagatgacatcatcattgcaTTGCAGCCACTTCAAGCAGAGCTGAAGGAGAACCTCACAG GAAAGAGAAAACGGGGAAGACCAAAAGGATCCACAAAGAAGCTTCACAGAGACTTATTGGAGCGAAAGCCTGCGTCTTCACAATCACCAGAACATGAAGGTCAAAAAGAACAGATGAATGATGAGGGAGACCAACACTGTGACACCAATAATG GTGACACCCATGATGGGAAGTTAGAATGCAGAAACTGTCATCGCTCATTTTGCAACAGACGACAGATCCTCAAACACATCTGCATAAGTGAGGAGGATCATGAAGAAGAAGATG tgcATTCTTATGAAGAAACGGGAGGGGAAGCATCTGAAAACCTACATCCTGGAGGAGAGCAAAACCAGATCAAACTAAGTCAAAAAAGACCAAAAGACCCAACAGAGAAAG ATGCAAAAAACTTTAAAGCCTCCAGAAGCAAACGTGGGTCAAAGGTAGAAAAcctgaacacagaaaacaaaaaaagagtcATCAGTGTTGTCCTGACTGAAGATGAAACGTTCCCAGGTGACTTTTTAAAAC GTATTTCTAAAATAGTTCCTTTGGTGGACGGTTCAGTACAAAGAGAATCTGAACCACAAGCACAG AATGGAGATTTCCAGACTAAATCCCAAGATGGCACAAGTGGAGCTATGGAAGCCAGTCCAGAAACTGGCCTGGAGACGAG GTCTGAAACCACCTCAGCGCAAACATCAGCAACAGGAAATTCTAAAGGTTTCCAGGAATATTCCATCAAGCAGGATGCCACCAA TTTACTTCAGAGGCAGTTGAAGATTTTTGCATGCGAGTTCTGCAATAAGATTTTTAAGTTCAGACACACTTTGGTGGATCACCTGCGGATCCACACTCAGGAGAAACCCTTCCAGTGTCCACACTGTGACTACGCCTCCGCCATTAAAG CCAACCTGAATGTTCACGTGAGGAAGCACACGGGGGAGAAGTTCACGTGTCCACATTGTCCATTCAACTGCCTCAGCCAAGGACACCTGAAG GTTCACATCGAACGAGTCCACATGAAGGTGAAGCAGCACTGCAGCTTCTGTGAGAAGAAGTACTCGGACGTGAAGAATTTGCTGAAACACATGGAGAAACGACACAACCTGGAAGATCCAGCAGTTCAGCAGAGTTACCAGCAGCTCAG ATTAAAGACTCGTCAGGGTCTCAGACAACTCCTGTATCACTGCCCCACCTGTAACCGTCGCTTCAAGAACCAGTTAGAACGGGAGCGTCACCTCTTAGTCCACGGACCCCAGCGTCCCTTCGCCTGTGTTCTCTGTGACCACGCTGCCACTAAAATGTCTGCACTCACTGCTCACGTCAGAAGGCACATCTTCATTTACCTCTGCTGCAGGTGCGACGAGAAGTTTGTCAGCTCGCAGAGACTAAAGAAGCACCTGAAAGAGTGTCACCCTGAGCTAGACCAGGAGCAGGCTTTTACTGGTTCTATAAACAGCAGCTTCTACCTCATCCAGCCTGGACGAGGACTGTGGGAGAGTGAGGAGGGTGAGCGCGCAGACAGAGGAGGGCTACAGGTAGAAGGAGTAGCATTGGGGGGCGAAGGTGCTCAGGGTGGAGGAAAAGAAGGAGTGATGCTGACGGGAACAGTGGATCAACAATGGGCAGAATCCCAGGAGGAGGAAGTGCATGCACaggaagaagagaaagaaacagATGAGCTCAAAACCAGTGATAAGTTGAATTCTCAGGAGAGTCCTGATGATTGCCCATCGGCTACGGAGAGCACTGCAGCTGAAGGTGCAAACAAAGATGGCGCACACACCTGTTTAACACCAGAGAGCACTCAGACTCCACCTCTGCAAGACAAGACTCtggcaaacacaaacacaacacctGGAAACACATCTGCATTTCTAGCTCCTTCAACAGCTGCAAAGACAAAG GGCTCACAGTTAGTCCATCAAAATGCCTTCCAGgaggttttttcttctcttAAAAAGACTCAGCTTAGTATGGAGATTTTTCAGCGGCTCAGGAAGATTTATGGAGAGCTGGAATGCCAATACTGCG GTAAACTCTTCTGGTACAAAGTTCATTACAACGTccacgtgcgcacacacaccaaGGAGCACTCGCACTACTGTTCCAAGTGTAGCTACTCCTCCATCACCAAGAGCTCTTTAAAGCGACACCAGTTGCAGAAGCACAGTGGCCTGTCACTGGCTTGTTCAAAAACAGGATGTAAATACACGACGTCTGACAAGTACAAACTTCAAGCCCACCTCAAGACGCATCAGGAAAAG GGAAAGGCTGTGAGCTGCCCTGTTTGCAAACAAAGCTTGTCAGAGCACAGGCTGAAAAGTCACATTAAAACATCTCATCCTG ACGCACCAGCTGCACGAGGTAAAGGAATGATGGTGCAGCGTGCAGAGATGTGCCCGTACTGTGACTCGTACTTCCTGAAGAACAGCAGCGACTTTCAGCAACACATCTGGGCCCATCAAG GTGTGAAACCATACACCTGCAGTATGTGCGACTACGCCTCCCGTAGCAGGAGCAACCTGAAAACGCACATGAACCGACACAACACAGACAGGCCACATCTGTGTGACCTGTGTGGCAAAAAGTTCAAATCCAAAGGCACGCTGAAAAGCCACCGACTGAGCCACACAGATAAAG GGAAGCAGTTTCAATGCTCAGTGTGTGACTACACCTCTGGTTCCAGACCATCTTTGCTCAGACACATGGAACAACATTGTGAATTTAAG CCGTTTCAGTGTGCTCACTGTCAGTACTCCTGTAACAATGCTGCGGCCCTGAAGCGTCACTACAATCTGAAACACCCTGATCAGACTTATGAGGACGTTAAACCGGGACTGCCTGATGCTGACGCTGTGAAACAACAAG GTGGTATGATATGTCCTGAATGTGACTGTGTTTATCGAACAAAGTGGGAGTTGAACCGTCACCTCAAGAGCAAACACAGCCTAAAAATTGTCGATGGCCATTTTGAG GCGGGTCAGGAAACAGAGGCCCAGTATGTGTCTGTGGAGAATGAAGAGCATCAAACAGAAGCTCCATTAATGGACCCACAGGATTCAG GTGATATTGAGCATGTCACAGAGACTCAGGATGCCGTCACCTCCATGGTTACCATGGCTCCAGGCACTGTTACCGTGGTACAACAG TTGCAGGTTGGTGAAGAACAGGAAGGCGCCAACTGTAACAACCAGCTGATGGT
- the zfat gene encoding zinc finger protein ZFAT isoform X3 has protein sequence MNGQNAAGSVFMCRLCNLFSPSRSQLVDHCSQQHPEQAHLDDIIIALQPLQAELKENLTGKRKRGRPKGSTKKLHRDLLERKPASSQSPEHEGQKEQMNDEGDQHCDTNNGDTHDGKLECRNCHRSFCNRRQILKHICISEEDHEEEDVHSYEETGGEASENLHPGGEQNQIKLSQKRPKDPTEKDAKNFKASRSKRGSKVENLNTENKKRVISVVLTEDETFPGISKIVPLVDGSVQRESEPQAQNGDFQTKSQDGTSGAMEASPETGLETRSETTSAQTSATGNSKGFQEYSIKQDATNLLQRQLKIFACEFCNKIFKFRHTLVDHLRIHTQEKPFQCPHCDYASAIKANLNVHVRKHTGEKFTCPHCPFNCLSQGHLKVHIERVHMKVKQHCSFCEKKYSDVKNLLKHMEKRHNLEDPAVQQSYQQLRLKTRQGLRQLLYHCPTCNRRFKNQLERERHLLVHGPQRPFACVLCDHAATKMSALTAHVRRHIFIYLCCRCDEKFVSSQRLKKHLKECHPELDQEQAFTGSINSSFYLIQPGRGLWESEEGERADRGGLQVEGVALGGEGAQGGGKEGVMLTGTVDQQWAESQEEEVHAQEEEKETDELKTSDKLNSQESPDDCPSATESTAAEGANKDGAHTCLTPESTQTPPLQDKTLANTNTTPGNTSAFLAPSTAAKTKGSQLVHQNAFQEVFSSLKKTQLSMEIFQRLRKIYGELECQYCGKLFWYKVHYNVHVRTHTKEHSHYCSKCSYSSITKSSLKRHQLQKHSGLSLACSKTGCKYTTSDKYKLQAHLKTHQEKGKAVSCPVCKQSLSEHRLKSHIKTSHPDAPAARGKGMMVQRAEMCPYCDSYFLKNSSDFQQHIWAHQGVKPYTCSMCDYASRSRSNLKTHMNRHNTDRPHLCDLCGKKFKSKGTLKSHRLSHTDKGKQFQCSVCDYTSGSRPSLLRHMEQHCEFKPFQCAHCQYSCNNAAALKRHYNLKHPDQTYEDVKPGLPDADAVKQQGGMICPECDCVYRTKWELNRHLKSKHSLKIVDGHFEQAGQETEAQYVSVENEEHQTEAPLMDPQDSGDIEHVTETQDAVTSMVTMAPGTVTVVQQLQVGEEQEGANCNNQLMVLQADGSLDGNQVMVVEETHGLEALTVLTQGDNTHHYIVYVQEHTVEIN, from the exons ATGAATGGACAAAATGCAG CTGGTTCTGTGTTCATGTGTCGGCTGTGCAACCTTTTTTCTCCCAGTCGCTCCCAGTTGGTAGATCACTGTTCACAGCAGCATCCAGAGCAGGCGCATCtagatgacatcatcattgcaTTGCAGCCACTTCAAGCAGAGCTGAAGGAGAACCTCACAG GAAAGAGAAAACGGGGAAGACCAAAAGGATCCACAAAGAAGCTTCACAGAGACTTATTGGAGCGAAAGCCTGCGTCTTCACAATCACCAGAACATGAAGGTCAAAAAGAACAGATGAATGATGAGGGAGACCAACACTGTGACACCAATAATG GTGACACCCATGATGGGAAGTTAGAATGCAGAAACTGTCATCGCTCATTTTGCAACAGACGACAGATCCTCAAACACATCTGCATAAGTGAGGAGGATCATGAAGAAGAAGATG tgcATTCTTATGAAGAAACGGGAGGGGAAGCATCTGAAAACCTACATCCTGGAGGAGAGCAAAACCAGATCAAACTAAGTCAAAAAAGACCAAAAGACCCAACAGAGAAAG ATGCAAAAAACTTTAAAGCCTCCAGAAGCAAACGTGGGTCAAAGGTAGAAAAcctgaacacagaaaacaaaaaaagagtcATCAGTGTTGTCCTGACTGAAGATGAAACGTTCCCAG GTATTTCTAAAATAGTTCCTTTGGTGGACGGTTCAGTACAAAGAGAATCTGAACCACAAGCACAG AATGGAGATTTCCAGACTAAATCCCAAGATGGCACAAGTGGAGCTATGGAAGCCAGTCCAGAAACTGGCCTGGAGACGAG GTCTGAAACCACCTCAGCGCAAACATCAGCAACAGGAAATTCTAAAGGTTTCCAGGAATATTCCATCAAGCAGGATGCCACCAA TTTACTTCAGAGGCAGTTGAAGATTTTTGCATGCGAGTTCTGCAATAAGATTTTTAAGTTCAGACACACTTTGGTGGATCACCTGCGGATCCACACTCAGGAGAAACCCTTCCAGTGTCCACACTGTGACTACGCCTCCGCCATTAAAG CCAACCTGAATGTTCACGTGAGGAAGCACACGGGGGAGAAGTTCACGTGTCCACATTGTCCATTCAACTGCCTCAGCCAAGGACACCTGAAG GTTCACATCGAACGAGTCCACATGAAGGTGAAGCAGCACTGCAGCTTCTGTGAGAAGAAGTACTCGGACGTGAAGAATTTGCTGAAACACATGGAGAAACGACACAACCTGGAAGATCCAGCAGTTCAGCAGAGTTACCAGCAGCTCAG ATTAAAGACTCGTCAGGGTCTCAGACAACTCCTGTATCACTGCCCCACCTGTAACCGTCGCTTCAAGAACCAGTTAGAACGGGAGCGTCACCTCTTAGTCCACGGACCCCAGCGTCCCTTCGCCTGTGTTCTCTGTGACCACGCTGCCACTAAAATGTCTGCACTCACTGCTCACGTCAGAAGGCACATCTTCATTTACCTCTGCTGCAGGTGCGACGAGAAGTTTGTCAGCTCGCAGAGACTAAAGAAGCACCTGAAAGAGTGTCACCCTGAGCTAGACCAGGAGCAGGCTTTTACTGGTTCTATAAACAGCAGCTTCTACCTCATCCAGCCTGGACGAGGACTGTGGGAGAGTGAGGAGGGTGAGCGCGCAGACAGAGGAGGGCTACAGGTAGAAGGAGTAGCATTGGGGGGCGAAGGTGCTCAGGGTGGAGGAAAAGAAGGAGTGATGCTGACGGGAACAGTGGATCAACAATGGGCAGAATCCCAGGAGGAGGAAGTGCATGCACaggaagaagagaaagaaacagATGAGCTCAAAACCAGTGATAAGTTGAATTCTCAGGAGAGTCCTGATGATTGCCCATCGGCTACGGAGAGCACTGCAGCTGAAGGTGCAAACAAAGATGGCGCACACACCTGTTTAACACCAGAGAGCACTCAGACTCCACCTCTGCAAGACAAGACTCtggcaaacacaaacacaacacctGGAAACACATCTGCATTTCTAGCTCCTTCAACAGCTGCAAAGACAAAG GGCTCACAGTTAGTCCATCAAAATGCCTTCCAGgaggttttttcttctcttAAAAAGACTCAGCTTAGTATGGAGATTTTTCAGCGGCTCAGGAAGATTTATGGAGAGCTGGAATGCCAATACTGCG GTAAACTCTTCTGGTACAAAGTTCATTACAACGTccacgtgcgcacacacaccaaGGAGCACTCGCACTACTGTTCCAAGTGTAGCTACTCCTCCATCACCAAGAGCTCTTTAAAGCGACACCAGTTGCAGAAGCACAGTGGCCTGTCACTGGCTTGTTCAAAAACAGGATGTAAATACACGACGTCTGACAAGTACAAACTTCAAGCCCACCTCAAGACGCATCAGGAAAAG GGAAAGGCTGTGAGCTGCCCTGTTTGCAAACAAAGCTTGTCAGAGCACAGGCTGAAAAGTCACATTAAAACATCTCATCCTG ACGCACCAGCTGCACGAGGTAAAGGAATGATGGTGCAGCGTGCAGAGATGTGCCCGTACTGTGACTCGTACTTCCTGAAGAACAGCAGCGACTTTCAGCAACACATCTGGGCCCATCAAG GTGTGAAACCATACACCTGCAGTATGTGCGACTACGCCTCCCGTAGCAGGAGCAACCTGAAAACGCACATGAACCGACACAACACAGACAGGCCACATCTGTGTGACCTGTGTGGCAAAAAGTTCAAATCCAAAGGCACGCTGAAAAGCCACCGACTGAGCCACACAGATAAAG GGAAGCAGTTTCAATGCTCAGTGTGTGACTACACCTCTGGTTCCAGACCATCTTTGCTCAGACACATGGAACAACATTGTGAATTTAAG CCGTTTCAGTGTGCTCACTGTCAGTACTCCTGTAACAATGCTGCGGCCCTGAAGCGTCACTACAATCTGAAACACCCTGATCAGACTTATGAGGACGTTAAACCGGGACTGCCTGATGCTGACGCTGTGAAACAACAAG GTGGTATGATATGTCCTGAATGTGACTGTGTTTATCGAACAAAGTGGGAGTTGAACCGTCACCTCAAGAGCAAACACAGCCTAAAAATTGTCGATGGCCATTTTGAG CAGGCGGGTCAGGAAACAGAGGCCCAGTATGTGTCTGTGGAGAATGAAGAGCATCAAACAGAAGCTCCATTAATGGACCCACAGGATTCAG GTGATATTGAGCATGTCACAGAGACTCAGGATGCCGTCACCTCCATGGTTACCATGGCTCCAGGCACTGTTACCGTGGTACAACAG TTGCAGGTTGGTGAAGAACAGGAAGGCGCCAACTGTAACAACCAGCTGATGGT
- the zfat gene encoding zinc finger protein ZFAT isoform X1, with amino-acid sequence MNGQNAAGSVFMCRLCNLFSPSRSQLVDHCSQQHPEQAHLDDIIIALQPLQAELKENLTGKRKRGRPKGSTKKLHRDLLERKPASSQSPEHEGQKEQMNDEGDQHCDTNNGDTHDGKLECRNCHRSFCNRRQILKHICISEEDHEEEDVHSYEETGGEASENLHPGGEQNQIKLSQKRPKDPTEKDAKNFKASRSKRGSKVENLNTENKKRVISVVLTEDETFPGDFLKRISKIVPLVDGSVQRESEPQAQNGDFQTKSQDGTSGAMEASPETGLETRSETTSAQTSATGNSKGFQEYSIKQDATNLLQRQLKIFACEFCNKIFKFRHTLVDHLRIHTQEKPFQCPHCDYASAIKANLNVHVRKHTGEKFTCPHCPFNCLSQGHLKVHIERVHMKVKQHCSFCEKKYSDVKNLLKHMEKRHNLEDPAVQQSYQQLRLKTRQGLRQLLYHCPTCNRRFKNQLERERHLLVHGPQRPFACVLCDHAATKMSALTAHVRRHIFIYLCCRCDEKFVSSQRLKKHLKECHPELDQEQAFTGSINSSFYLIQPGRGLWESEEGERADRGGLQVEGVALGGEGAQGGGKEGVMLTGTVDQQWAESQEEEVHAQEEEKETDELKTSDKLNSQESPDDCPSATESTAAEGANKDGAHTCLTPESTQTPPLQDKTLANTNTTPGNTSAFLAPSTAAKTKGSQLVHQNAFQEVFSSLKKTQLSMEIFQRLRKIYGELECQYCGKLFWYKVHYNVHVRTHTKEHSHYCSKCSYSSITKSSLKRHQLQKHSGLSLACSKTGCKYTTSDKYKLQAHLKTHQEKGKAVSCPVCKQSLSEHRLKSHIKTSHPDAPAARGKGMMVQRAEMCPYCDSYFLKNSSDFQQHIWAHQGVKPYTCSMCDYASRSRSNLKTHMNRHNTDRPHLCDLCGKKFKSKGTLKSHRLSHTDKGKQFQCSVCDYTSGSRPSLLRHMEQHCEFKPFQCAHCQYSCNNAAALKRHYNLKHPDQTYEDVKPGLPDADAVKQQGGMICPECDCVYRTKWELNRHLKSKHSLKIVDGHFEQAGQETEAQYVSVENEEHQTEAPLMDPQDSGDIEHVTETQDAVTSMVTMAPGTVTVVQQLQVGEEQEGANCNNQLMVLQADGSLDGNQVMVVEETHGLEALTVLTQGDNTHHYIVYVQEHTVEIN; translated from the exons ATGAATGGACAAAATGCAG CTGGTTCTGTGTTCATGTGTCGGCTGTGCAACCTTTTTTCTCCCAGTCGCTCCCAGTTGGTAGATCACTGTTCACAGCAGCATCCAGAGCAGGCGCATCtagatgacatcatcattgcaTTGCAGCCACTTCAAGCAGAGCTGAAGGAGAACCTCACAG GAAAGAGAAAACGGGGAAGACCAAAAGGATCCACAAAGAAGCTTCACAGAGACTTATTGGAGCGAAAGCCTGCGTCTTCACAATCACCAGAACATGAAGGTCAAAAAGAACAGATGAATGATGAGGGAGACCAACACTGTGACACCAATAATG GTGACACCCATGATGGGAAGTTAGAATGCAGAAACTGTCATCGCTCATTTTGCAACAGACGACAGATCCTCAAACACATCTGCATAAGTGAGGAGGATCATGAAGAAGAAGATG tgcATTCTTATGAAGAAACGGGAGGGGAAGCATCTGAAAACCTACATCCTGGAGGAGAGCAAAACCAGATCAAACTAAGTCAAAAAAGACCAAAAGACCCAACAGAGAAAG ATGCAAAAAACTTTAAAGCCTCCAGAAGCAAACGTGGGTCAAAGGTAGAAAAcctgaacacagaaaacaaaaaaagagtcATCAGTGTTGTCCTGACTGAAGATGAAACGTTCCCAGGTGACTTTTTAAAAC GTATTTCTAAAATAGTTCCTTTGGTGGACGGTTCAGTACAAAGAGAATCTGAACCACAAGCACAG AATGGAGATTTCCAGACTAAATCCCAAGATGGCACAAGTGGAGCTATGGAAGCCAGTCCAGAAACTGGCCTGGAGACGAG GTCTGAAACCACCTCAGCGCAAACATCAGCAACAGGAAATTCTAAAGGTTTCCAGGAATATTCCATCAAGCAGGATGCCACCAA TTTACTTCAGAGGCAGTTGAAGATTTTTGCATGCGAGTTCTGCAATAAGATTTTTAAGTTCAGACACACTTTGGTGGATCACCTGCGGATCCACACTCAGGAGAAACCCTTCCAGTGTCCACACTGTGACTACGCCTCCGCCATTAAAG CCAACCTGAATGTTCACGTGAGGAAGCACACGGGGGAGAAGTTCACGTGTCCACATTGTCCATTCAACTGCCTCAGCCAAGGACACCTGAAG GTTCACATCGAACGAGTCCACATGAAGGTGAAGCAGCACTGCAGCTTCTGTGAGAAGAAGTACTCGGACGTGAAGAATTTGCTGAAACACATGGAGAAACGACACAACCTGGAAGATCCAGCAGTTCAGCAGAGTTACCAGCAGCTCAG ATTAAAGACTCGTCAGGGTCTCAGACAACTCCTGTATCACTGCCCCACCTGTAACCGTCGCTTCAAGAACCAGTTAGAACGGGAGCGTCACCTCTTAGTCCACGGACCCCAGCGTCCCTTCGCCTGTGTTCTCTGTGACCACGCTGCCACTAAAATGTCTGCACTCACTGCTCACGTCAGAAGGCACATCTTCATTTACCTCTGCTGCAGGTGCGACGAGAAGTTTGTCAGCTCGCAGAGACTAAAGAAGCACCTGAAAGAGTGTCACCCTGAGCTAGACCAGGAGCAGGCTTTTACTGGTTCTATAAACAGCAGCTTCTACCTCATCCAGCCTGGACGAGGACTGTGGGAGAGTGAGGAGGGTGAGCGCGCAGACAGAGGAGGGCTACAGGTAGAAGGAGTAGCATTGGGGGGCGAAGGTGCTCAGGGTGGAGGAAAAGAAGGAGTGATGCTGACGGGAACAGTGGATCAACAATGGGCAGAATCCCAGGAGGAGGAAGTGCATGCACaggaagaagagaaagaaacagATGAGCTCAAAACCAGTGATAAGTTGAATTCTCAGGAGAGTCCTGATGATTGCCCATCGGCTACGGAGAGCACTGCAGCTGAAGGTGCAAACAAAGATGGCGCACACACCTGTTTAACACCAGAGAGCACTCAGACTCCACCTCTGCAAGACAAGACTCtggcaaacacaaacacaacacctGGAAACACATCTGCATTTCTAGCTCCTTCAACAGCTGCAAAGACAAAG GGCTCACAGTTAGTCCATCAAAATGCCTTCCAGgaggttttttcttctcttAAAAAGACTCAGCTTAGTATGGAGATTTTTCAGCGGCTCAGGAAGATTTATGGAGAGCTGGAATGCCAATACTGCG GTAAACTCTTCTGGTACAAAGTTCATTACAACGTccacgtgcgcacacacaccaaGGAGCACTCGCACTACTGTTCCAAGTGTAGCTACTCCTCCATCACCAAGAGCTCTTTAAAGCGACACCAGTTGCAGAAGCACAGTGGCCTGTCACTGGCTTGTTCAAAAACAGGATGTAAATACACGACGTCTGACAAGTACAAACTTCAAGCCCACCTCAAGACGCATCAGGAAAAG GGAAAGGCTGTGAGCTGCCCTGTTTGCAAACAAAGCTTGTCAGAGCACAGGCTGAAAAGTCACATTAAAACATCTCATCCTG ACGCACCAGCTGCACGAGGTAAAGGAATGATGGTGCAGCGTGCAGAGATGTGCCCGTACTGTGACTCGTACTTCCTGAAGAACAGCAGCGACTTTCAGCAACACATCTGGGCCCATCAAG GTGTGAAACCATACACCTGCAGTATGTGCGACTACGCCTCCCGTAGCAGGAGCAACCTGAAAACGCACATGAACCGACACAACACAGACAGGCCACATCTGTGTGACCTGTGTGGCAAAAAGTTCAAATCCAAAGGCACGCTGAAAAGCCACCGACTGAGCCACACAGATAAAG GGAAGCAGTTTCAATGCTCAGTGTGTGACTACACCTCTGGTTCCAGACCATCTTTGCTCAGACACATGGAACAACATTGTGAATTTAAG CCGTTTCAGTGTGCTCACTGTCAGTACTCCTGTAACAATGCTGCGGCCCTGAAGCGTCACTACAATCTGAAACACCCTGATCAGACTTATGAGGACGTTAAACCGGGACTGCCTGATGCTGACGCTGTGAAACAACAAG GTGGTATGATATGTCCTGAATGTGACTGTGTTTATCGAACAAAGTGGGAGTTGAACCGTCACCTCAAGAGCAAACACAGCCTAAAAATTGTCGATGGCCATTTTGAG CAGGCGGGTCAGGAAACAGAGGCCCAGTATGTGTCTGTGGAGAATGAAGAGCATCAAACAGAAGCTCCATTAATGGACCCACAGGATTCAG GTGATATTGAGCATGTCACAGAGACTCAGGATGCCGTCACCTCCATGGTTACCATGGCTCCAGGCACTGTTACCGTGGTACAACAG TTGCAGGTTGGTGAAGAACAGGAAGGCGCCAACTGTAACAACCAGCTGATGGT